CTGGGAATAGTGCATACGATATGGAAACCAATTCCGGGACAGTTTGACGACTATATTGCAAACCCAAAAAGCAATATGTATCAGTCTTTGCACACCACCGTAGTAGGTCCGACAGGCGAACCTCTTGAAGTCCAAATAAGAACTAAAGAGATGAATTTCCTGGCAGAATACGGTATCGCGGCTCACTGGAACTACAAAGAAAGTGCTCACAAAATAGACAATTTGGATAAAGGGCTCACTTGGATACGTCAGCTTCTTGAAGAATCTCCTGCAGAAAACCCAGACGAGGAAGAAGAAAGCGACAAGAGCGCACATTTTTTAGACAACTTAAAAACAGATGTTCTTTCAACCGAAGTTTTTGTATTTACGCCAAAGGGGAAAGTAGTTTCGCTTCCCAAGGGGTCAACTCCAATAGATTTTGCATATACAATCCATACCGAAGTAGGGAATAAATGCGTAGGTGCCATGTTAAATGGCAGGATTGCTCCTATGGATCAAGAACTGCAAAATGGCGACATAGTCAAAATATTGACATCAGCACAGGGCAAACCCTCACGCGACTGGTTGAAGATAGCTAAATCCACAAGAACACGATCAAAGATTAAGGCATGGTTCCGTCAAATTGACAGACTAGAACGCGAGGAAAAGATAAAAAGAGGCAAGGAACTTTTAGAAAAAGAAGCAGCACGTCGTTC
The sequence above is drawn from the Synergistaceae bacterium genome and encodes:
- a CDS encoding bifunctional (p)ppGpp synthetase/guanosine-3',5'-bis(diphosphate) 3'-pyrophosphohydrolase, with the protein product LGIVHTIWKPIPGQFDDYIANPKSNMYQSLHTTVVGPTGEPLEVQIRTKEMNFLAEYGIAAHWNYKESAHKIDNLDKGLTWIRQLLEESPAENPDEEEESDKSAHFLDNLKTDVLSTEVFVFTPKGKVVSLPKGSTPIDFAYTIHTEVGNKCVGAMLNGRIAPMDQELQNGDIVKILTSAQGKPSRDWLKIAKSTRTRSKIKAWFRQIDRLEREEKIKRGKELLEKEAARRSPGVEEPLSAISTQLSQIARDMGYANTEDMIVSVGNGSHSASSILARISTTDTTKYQVPEILPVQQQRKEADSEIVVEGVSGVLVTLAQCCHPIPGDKIVGQVTKSHGISVHRADCPNIDEKNKEKQVAVFWGRPKHTRYTARIKIEGLDKPNLVSEIVEVITSMQAFLSGIRAGVVNNSRTRVVAEVQVEDIEHLYKIVAKLNTLSGVMEIIRG